A section of the Ignavibacteriales bacterium genome encodes:
- the queF gene encoding NADPH-dependent 7-cyano-7-deazaguanine reductase QueF — MKKFDVKKTDENKVKLLEVFDNSFPGRDYIIEHHADEFTSVCPKTGQPDFGMITITYIAKKKCVELKSLKYYLQSYRNEGIFYENVVNRILEDLVSVLKPKWMEVKGEFTVRGGIYSVVKAEHRSK, encoded by the coding sequence ATGAAGAAATTTGATGTGAAGAAGACGGATGAAAATAAGGTGAAGCTATTGGAGGTGTTCGATAATTCATTTCCGGGAAGGGATTATATTATCGAGCATCACGCGGACGAGTTCACCTCTGTATGTCCGAAGACCGGGCAGCCGGATTTTGGCATGATAACGATAACGTACATCGCGAAGAAGAAGTGTGTGGAGCTGAAGTCACTGAAGTACTATCTGCAATCGTACAGGAACGAAGGGATATTCTACGAGAACGTTGTGAACAGGATTCTGGAAGACCTGGTGAGCGTATTAAAGCCGAAGTGGATGGAGGTGAAGGGTGAATTCACGGTGAGGGGAGGAATATATTCAGTGGTAAAGGCGGAGCACAGATCAAAGTGA
- a CDS encoding endonuclease domain-containing protein produces the protein MTKIYNKVSEKEKRRELRKKSTDAESFLWEYLKNGKVEGIRFKRQYSVERFVLDFYAPKLKLAIEVDGPIHDKKEQAEHDEMRSDFLLNTGIKFIRFKNEEIQNNIFKVIERIKKIVNK, from the coding sequence ATGACAAAGATTTATAATAAAGTTTCAGAGAAGGAGAAAAGGAGAGAGCTTAGGAAGAAATCAACTGATGCAGAGTCATTTTTATGGGAATATTTGAAAAATGGAAAGGTTGAAGGAATAAGGTTTAAGAGGCAATATAGTGTTGAACGGTTTGTTCTTGATTTCTATGCTCCAAAGTTGAAGTTGGCAATTGAAGTTGACGGACCGATTCACGATAAAAAGGAGCAAGCCGAACATGATGAAATGAGATCAGATTTTTTATTGAATACAGGAATAAAATTTATCAGATTTAAAAATGAGGAAATTCAGAATAACATTTTTAAAGTAATTGAAAGAATTAAAAAAATAGTTAATAAATAA
- the fumC gene encoding class II fumarate hydratase: MSFRMEHDTMGEVRVPSDKYWGAQTQRSKDNFKIGTRKMPKEVVYAFAYLKKAAAMANYESEILPKDKMELIKQVCDEILEGKLDDQFPLVVWQTGSGTQSNMNMNEVIANRGHVLNGGKLDDKDKFLHPNDDVNKSQSSNDTFPTAMNIAAMKMICENTIPNVEKLRNTLAEKSEKFMDVVKIGRTHFMDATPLTLGQEFSGYVAQLDHGIRALKNTLEHLSELALGGSAVGTGLNVPEGYAEMVAQYISELTGYDFKTAPNKFEALAANDAMVESSGALKTLAVSLMKIANDIRMLASGPRSGIGEILIPENEPGSSIMPGKVNPTQVEAMTMVCAQVIGNDTAISVGGMTGHFELNVFKPMMIYNLLNSARLLGDASRSFNNNCVVGIEPNYPMIDKHVENSLMLVTALNPHIGYENAAKIAKKAHKENKTLREAAIELGLLTDQEFTEKVDPKKMVGNLRKE; the protein is encoded by the coding sequence ATGTCATTCAGGATGGAACACGATACAATGGGTGAAGTGAGGGTGCCTTCGGATAAGTATTGGGGGGCACAAACACAGCGCTCGAAGGATAATTTTAAGATCGGCACAAGGAAAATGCCGAAAGAGGTGGTTTATGCTTTTGCTTACCTTAAGAAGGCGGCAGCAATGGCGAATTATGAAAGCGAGATATTGCCGAAGGATAAGATGGAACTGATAAAGCAGGTGTGTGATGAGATACTGGAGGGAAAGCTGGACGACCAGTTCCCGCTGGTAGTATGGCAAACAGGTTCCGGTACACAGTCTAATATGAATATGAATGAGGTGATCGCGAACAGAGGGCATGTGCTGAATGGCGGTAAACTGGATGACAAAGATAAATTCCTCCACCCGAATGATGACGTGAATAAGTCACAGTCGTCTAACGATACATTTCCTACAGCTATGAATATAGCGGCGATGAAGATGATATGCGAGAATACCATACCGAACGTGGAGAAGCTGAGAAACACACTGGCGGAGAAATCGGAGAAGTTCATGGACGTGGTAAAGATCGGGAGGACTCATTTTATGGATGCGACGCCACTGACACTTGGGCAGGAGTTTTCCGGGTATGTGGCGCAGTTAGATCACGGGATTCGGGCGCTAAAGAATACGCTGGAGCATCTATCGGAGCTTGCGCTGGGCGGATCGGCGGTAGGTACAGGATTGAACGTGCCGGAAGGATACGCTGAGATGGTGGCTCAATATATCAGTGAATTAACCGGATATGATTTTAAGACTGCCCCGAACAAGTTCGAAGCGCTGGCGGCGAATGACGCAATGGTGGAGTCTTCGGGGGCGCTAAAGACGCTGGCGGTAAGTCTGATGAAAATAGCAAACGATATCAGGATGCTGGCGAGCGGACCGAGGAGCGGGATTGGTGAGATATTGATACCTGAGAACGAGCCGGGGTCATCTATAATGCCGGGAAAAGTGAACCCGACACAGGTGGAGGCGATGACGATGGTCTGCGCGCAGGTGATAGGGAACGATACTGCGATATCGGTTGGGGGAATGACTGGACATTTCGAGCTGAATGTATTTAAGCCGATGATGATATACAACCTGCTGAACTCGGCGAGACTGCTGGGTGACGCGAGCAGGTCGTTTAATAATAACTGTGTGGTGGGAATAGAGCCGAACTATCCAATGATAGACAAGCATGTCGAGAATTCCCTGATGCTGGTGACGGCGCTGAATCCGCACATAGGATATGAGAACGCAGCAAAAATAGCCAAGAAGGCGCATAAGGAGAATAAGACTCTTAGAGAGGCGGCGATAGAGCTGGGGTTATTGACGGATCAGGAATTTACTGAGAAGGTGGATCCGAAGAAGATGGTGGGGAATTTGAGAAAGGAATAG